One window of Verrucomicrobiota bacterium genomic DNA carries:
- a CDS encoding DUF1501 domain-containing protein, translating into MGMGLSGFATLSLPGLMRLRAEAAAPARKEKTAVIMVWLPGGLTHLDTYDPKPDSGSAYRGPFNPIPTNVPGTHITELLPMQAKLADKFTLIRSMKQTAGGHPAGSMQFLSGDLDTRDKPKPRLPDWMSVAHYLRAQEGRRTNPLPNYICASSTPDYTGPAFLGDAYSPFTIADDPSQPRFEVPNLGLSGPGEARRLGHRAALRENLDTLERSFDRAGELGALDQFESQALSLLTNPRTRDAFDLSQEDDRTRDRYGRNRWGQQLLLARRLVEAGVEIVTSQLTGPLCGRTGVWDDHAVDHHIFDVLRFRMGNYDRAVSALIEDVYARGLDQRVLVVVTGEFGRTPKISFDRSTGGGDGSGPAGTLQPGRDHWPQAFTNLWAGGGFKMGGVIGASDKRGEEVVERPCLPADFLATVYHHLGLDWERATIKDFSGRPTHIVSGGALISELNG; encoded by the coding sequence ATGGGCATGGGGCTCAGCGGATTCGCGACGCTCAGTTTGCCCGGCCTCATGCGGCTTCGTGCGGAGGCTGCTGCGCCCGCCCGGAAGGAAAAGACTGCCGTCATCATGGTTTGGCTCCCCGGTGGGCTCACCCACCTCGATACTTACGACCCCAAGCCCGACAGCGGCAGCGCGTATCGCGGCCCGTTCAACCCCATACCCACCAACGTCCCCGGCACGCACATCACGGAACTGCTGCCGATGCAAGCCAAGCTGGCCGACAAGTTCACGCTCATCCGCAGCATGAAGCAAACCGCGGGCGGCCATCCCGCTGGCTCGATGCAGTTCCTCTCCGGCGACCTCGACACGCGCGACAAGCCCAAGCCGCGTCTGCCCGATTGGATGTCCGTGGCGCACTACCTGCGCGCGCAGGAAGGCCGGCGGACGAACCCGCTGCCGAACTACATCTGCGCCAGTTCCACCCCTGATTACACCGGCCCGGCTTTTCTCGGCGACGCTTACTCACCCTTCACCATCGCCGATGATCCGAGCCAGCCACGCTTCGAGGTGCCGAATCTTGGTCTCAGTGGTCCCGGTGAAGCCCGTCGTCTGGGACACCGTGCCGCCCTGCGTGAAAACCTCGACACGCTGGAACGCTCCTTCGACCGCGCGGGCGAACTCGGTGCGCTCGACCAGTTCGAATCGCAAGCGCTCTCGCTCCTCACCAACCCGCGCACCCGCGACGCCTTCGACCTCAGCCAGGAAGACGACCGCACACGCGACCGCTACGGGCGCAACCGCTGGGGCCAGCAGTTGCTTCTCGCCCGCCGCCTCGTCGAGGCCGGTGTCGAGATCGTCACCAGCCAGTTGACTGGCCCGCTGTGCGGCCGCACCGGCGTGTGGGACGACCACGCGGTGGACCACCACATCTTCGACGTGCTGCGCTTCCGCATGGGCAATTACGACCGCGCCGTCTCCGCGCTCATCGAGGATGTTTACGCGCGCGGCCTCGACCAACGCGTGCTTGTGGTTGTCACCGGCGAGTTTGGTCGGACGCCAAAGATCTCGTTCGACCGCAGCACGGGCGGCGGCGATGGCAGCGGGCCGGCGGGGACGTTGCAACCGGGCCGCGACCATTGGCCGCAAGCCTTCACCAACCTCTGGGCCGGCGGCGGTTTTAAGATGGGCGGAGTGATTGGCGCATCCGACAAACGCGGGGAGGAAGTCGTGGAGCGGCCCTGCCTGCCGGCGGATTTTTTGGCGACGG